Proteins co-encoded in one Pan paniscus chromosome 23, NHGRI_mPanPan1-v2.0_pri, whole genome shotgun sequence genomic window:
- the PARVG gene encoding gamma-parvin, with translation MEPEFLYDLLQLPKGVEPPAEEELSKGGKKKYLPPTSRKDPKFEELQKVLMEWINATLLPEHIVVRSLEEDMFDGLILHHLFQRLAALKLEAEDIALTATSQKHKLTVVLEAVNRSLQLEEWQAKWSVESIFNKDLLSTLHLLVALAKRFQPDLPLPTNVQVEVITIESTKSGLKSEKLVEQLTEYSTDKDQPPKDVFDELFKLAPEKVNAVKEAIVNFVNQKLDRLGLSVQNLDTQFADGVILLLLIGQLEGFFLHLKEFYLTPNSPAEMLHNVTLALELLKDEGLLSCPVSPEDIVNKDAKSTLRVLYGLFCKHTQKAHRDRTPRGAPN, from the exons gaggaaagaagaaataccTGCCACCCACTTCCCGGAAGGACCCCAAATTTGAAGAACTGCAGAAG GTGTTGATGGAGTGGATCAATGCCACTCTTCTCCCTGAGCACATTGTGGTCCGCAGCCTGGAGGAGGACATGTTCGACGGGCTCATCCTACACCACCTATTCC AGAGGCTGGCGGCGCTCAAGCTGGAAGCAGAGGACATCGCCCTGACAGCCACAAGCCAGAAGCACAAGCTCACAGTGGTGCTGGAGGCCGTGAACCGGAGTCTGCAGCTGGAGGAGTGGCAGGCCAAGTGGAGCGTGGAGA GCATCTTCAACAAGGACCTGTTGTCCACCCTGCACCTCCTTGTGGCCCTGGCCAAGCGCTTCCAGCCCGACCTGCCCCTCCCAACCAACGTCCAGGTGGAGGTCATCACTATCGAG agcACCAAAAGTGGTCTGAAGTCAGAGAAGTTGGTGGAACAGCTCACTGAATACAG CACAGACAAGGACCAGCCTCCAA AGGACGTCTTTGATGAATTATTTAAGCTGGCTCCGGAGAAAGTGAACGCAGTGAAAGAG GCCATCGTGAACTTTGTCAACCAGAAGCTGGACCGCCTGGGCCTGTCTGTGCAGAATCTGGACACCCAG TTTGCAGATGGGGTCATCTTACTCTTGCTGATTGGACAACTTGAAGGCTTCTTTCTGCACTTAAAGGAATTCTACCTCACTCCCAACTCTCCTGCAGAAATG CTGCACAACGTCACCCTGGCGCTGGAGCTGCTGAAGGACGAGGGCCTGCTCAGCTGCCCTGTCAGCCCTGAAG ATATCGTGAACAAGGATGCCAAGAGCACACTGCGGGTGCTCTATGGCCTGTTCTGCAAGCACACGCAGAAGGCACACAGGGACAGGACGCCCCGTGGAGCCCCGAATTGA